GGTGGAGGTAGACTTGAAAAGCCAATAGTCAAGGCAGGTAAGGCATACTACATAATGAAGGCAAGAAACAGGTTCTGGCCTAAACCAAGAGGTGTAAAGATGAACGCAGTCAATCACCCACACGGTGGTAAAGAGCACCACATCGGTAAGCCAAGTACAGTCTCAAGGAGAGCTCCACCTGGAAGAAAAGTCGGTCATATAGCTGCGAGAAGAACCGGAAGGAGAAAGTGAGGTGGTATAAATGGCAAGGAAAGAATTTAAATATCGCGGTTATACTCTTGAAGAACTAATGAACATGTCTCTTGAAGATTTGGCTAGACTTTTCCCCTCAAGACAGAGGAGAAGCCTTAAGAGAGGGTTAACACCTGAACAGAAGAAGCTTCTCAGAAAGATCAGGTTGGCAAAGAGGGGCAAATACAAGAAGCCAATAAGAACTCACAGCAGGGACATGGTTATCCTTCCAGAGATGGTAGGAATCACAATTTACGTCCACAATGGTAAGGAGTTTGTCCCAGTAGAGATTAAGGAAGAGATGATTGGACATTACCTTGGAGAATTTGCTCTAACAAGAAAGAGAGTCCAACACGGTTCACCTGGTGTTGGTGCTACAAGATCATCAATGTTCGTTGCAATCAAGTGAGGTGGTAGGTAATGGCAAAGTTTTCCTACTCTTTCCAAAATTTTGACCCAGAGAGAATGGCAAAGGCAAGCGGGAGAGATTTGAGAATATCCCCGAAACTCTCAATAGAAGTCTGCAGAGAAATCAAAGGAATGATGCTCAACGATGCCATAAAGCTCCTTGATGATGTAATAGCCAAGAGAAGACCTATCCCCCTCAGAAGGTTCAACGACTCCCAAGGCCACAAGAAAGGAAAGGGTTTTGGGCCTGGTAGATATCCGGTGAAAGTCGCTAAGGAAATCAAAAAGATTCTCCTCAATGTTAGAAACAATGCAGAGCAGAAGGGTCTTGATCCAGATAGGCTAAAGATCATCCACGCTGCAGCTCACAGAGGACCAGTGCTTAGGGGATACATACCAAGGGCTTTTGGAAGAGCCACACCATTCAACGAGCAGACAACACACATTGAGATAGTTGTTGAGGAGATTAGGAGGTGAGCTCATGGCAATCGAGAGATATTTCATAAAGGAAAGCATTAAGGAAATGCTCATCGATGAATATCTTGAGAAGGAGCTTAGAAGAGCTGGTTATGGAGGACTTGACATCAAGAAGACTCCCCTTGGGACAAAGGTTGTTATATTTGCCGAGAGACCAGGTTTCGTTATAGGAAGAGGCGGAAGAAAAATAAGGGAGCTTACAAGGATACTGGAGAGACAATTTGGTTTGGAAAACCCCCAGATAGAGGTTGAGGAAATCAAGAACCCCTACTTTAACGCTAAGGTTCAAGCGACAAGGCTTGCCCAGG
This region of Thermococcus alcaliphilus genomic DNA includes:
- the rpsS gene encoding 30S ribosomal protein S19 — its product is MARKEFKYRGYTLEELMNMSLEDLARLFPSRQRRSLKRGLTPEQKKLLRKIRLAKRGKYKKPIRTHSRDMVILPEMVGITIYVHNGKEFVPVEIKEEMIGHYLGEFALTRKRVQHGSPGVGATRSSMFVAIK
- the rplV gene encoding 50S ribosomal protein L22, which codes for MAKFSYSFQNFDPERMAKASGRDLRISPKLSIEVCREIKGMMLNDAIKLLDDVIAKRRPIPLRRFNDSQGHKKGKGFGPGRYPVKVAKEIKKILLNVRNNAEQKGLDPDRLKIIHAAAHRGPVLRGYIPRAFGRATPFNEQTTHIEIVVEEIRR